ACTTTCCTCCCACTAATTTTTTACATGGAGATATAGGGATCTTATCCGAGAAGGATTTACTTTTATTATTCAGTCGTAGTGGAGAAACAGAAGAGCTATTACATCTAATCCCTTTTGCTAAAAAAAGAAAAACACCCATTGTAGCAGTTGTTTCTCATCTAGATTCACGTCTTTCTCGTTTAGCTGATTTATCTATTTATTTGCCTGTTGAAAAAGAATTGTGTCCTTTTAACTTGGCTCCAACCACTTCTACAATGGTACAGTTATTATTCGGAGATCTTCTAGCTGTCTCTTTGATGCATAAAAACCAATTTGATCTTATCAAGTATTCTCTCAACCATCCTGCTGGTTCCATTGGTAAAAAGGTGACATTAAAAGTAGAAGACTTGATGTTTTGCAATCAAAATATCCCTCTAGCTGATCCCTCAGATAAGCTCATTGATGTTTTATTTGAACTATCTGATAAAAAATGTGGAGCAATTTTGATTGTGGATAAAACAAAAAAGCTGCTAGGCATCTTCACCGACGGAGACTTGCGAAGGGCTTTGCAGTTGAAGGGCACTTTTGCTCTAGAGCAATCAATGAGGGATTTAATGACAAGCTCTACTGTAGTTGTAAAGAGAGACTTGCTTGCTTGGGATGCACTAGCTCTCATGCAAAGAGATCCAAAAAAATATATCACGATTTTACCTGTTGTGTTAGAGGATCGTACCGTAATAGGTATTTTACGTATGCACGATATTATTCAAGCAGGAATTGCTTAAAAGTTATTAATTTTGTTTTATCAAGGAGCTTTAAGAAAATGGAATGTTTTCTGATTGTAGTTGTTTTTGCCTTGGGGTATTTAGCAATTATTTTAGAGTATTATATCAGAGTAAATAAAACAGCTGTTGCACTGCTTATCGGCGTCATTTGTTGGACGATTTATATGGCATGCAAAAATTCGTCTGACTTATATAGTTTGGGTCATCACGTTTCAGAGATTTCACAAATTATCTTCTTTTTAATCGGAGCTATGACGTTAGTAGAGCTTATTGATTCTCATCGTGGCTTTAAGATAGTTACAGACCGATTAAGGACAAGATCTAAAAGAAAAATGTTATGGGTCATTTCAGTCGCTTCATTTTTCCTCTCTGCTGTTCTTGATAATCTAACTACAACTATTTTAATAGTGTCCTTATTACGTAAATTAATCCCTGATAGAAAAGAGAGATTCTTAATGGTTTGCATTGTCGTAGTTGCTGCAAACGCAGGGGGTGCTTGGACACCAATTGGAGATGTTACAACTACAATGCTCTGGATCAACGGTCAGCTTTCTAGTTTTTCTGTGATAAAAGCCTTAATTATCCCATCGATAATCTCGCTGCTCATTCCTCTTATTTGGTATTCTTTAAGATTAAAGGGAAGATTTGCTTCAGCTGATCTACAAAAAGTAGAACCTGCTGAACCTGGAGCCAAGGTTGTCTTTTGTTTAGGAATAGGAGGTTTGGTTTTTGTTCCTATTTTTAAAGGGCTAACAGGGCTTCCTCCTTTCATGGGGGTGATTTTAGCTTTAGCTCTTTTATGGATTGTTACAGACCTAATGCACTATCCGCATGAGGAAAGAAAGCATTTGAGGGTACCTCATGTGCTTACTCGAGTAGATACTTCAGGGGTATTGTTTTTTTTAGGGATTTTACTATCTGTAGCAGCATTGCAATCTGCTGGGATGCTAAAAATTGTAGCAGAGTGGTTAAATAAAACAATTGATAACCCAGCCTTGATTGCTACTTTACTAGGCATTTTTTCTGCAATCATAGACAACGTTCCTTTAGTCGCAGCTACAATGGGCATGTATCCTTTGGAAGTATTTCCAATGGATTCTTCTTTTTGGCATATGATTGCTTATGCAGCTGGCACAGGAGGAAGTATTTTAATCATTGGTTCATCAGCAGGTGTTGCTATTATGGGCATCGAAAAGATTGATTTTCTCTCTTATGCTAAAAAAATGAGTATTCCTGTGGGTGTGGGCTACTTGGCAGGGATGGCAAGTTATTTAATTCTCAGGCCCTTTTTAGCTTAAATTCAATGGCGTTTATATTTTTTTTCCTCTATGAAAAAGCGAATAAAAACAAGAAAAGCGATTGCGAAAAAAGCGGTATATTATGTATGTTGTTTACTTCCTTAGCGTGAAAGACAAGAAGCGCAAAAGGAATAGAATCAACGAGATTGGTTCAAAAGATGTTTAACAGCAAAACAGAAGTGACGTGCAAGCAAAATAGAGCTTGTGTAAATGGAATGAATAAAATCATTTTATTTGCCTGTTAATTTTTTTAATATGAGCAAATTTTCAAGAAATATTTTTCTGAGAATTTGATCTTGGTTCAGATTGAATGCTGGCAGCGTGGATGAGGCATGCAAGTCGAACGAGGCTAGAGGGCAACCTTTAGTTTAGTGGCGAAAGGGTTAGTAATACATGAATAACTTACCCTTTACCTGGGGATAACGACTGGAAACAGGCGCTAATACCGAATGAGGTACCGATAAGAGTTTATTGGCTATCAAAGTGGGGGACCTTGTAAAGAGGCCTTGCGGTAAAGGATAGGTTCATGGGATATCAGCTAGTTGGTGTGGTAAAGGCGCACCAAGGCTAAGACGTCTAGGCGGATTGAGAGATTGACCGCCAACATTGGGACTGAGACACTGCCCAAACTCCTACGGGAGGCTGCAGTCGAGAATCTTTCGCAATGGGCGAAAGCCTGACGAAGCGACGCTGCGTGAGTGATGAAGGCTTTCGGGTTGTAAAACTCTTTCGCGCAAGAGCAAAGTGTATTAGTGAATAACTGATACATGTGAGAGTACTGCGTAAAGAAGCACCGGCTAACTCCGTGCCAGCAGCTGCGGTAATACGGAGGGTGCAAGCATTAATCGGAATTATTGGGCGTAAAGGGCGCGTAGGCGGGATTAAAAGTCAGATGTGAAATTCCGAAGCTCAACTTCGGAGCCGCATTTGAAACTGCAATTCTTGAGGGATGGCGGAGGAAACGGAATTCCACATGTAGCGGTGAAATGCGTAGATATGTGGAAGAACACCTGTGGCGAAAGCGGTTTTCTAGCTTTTACCTGACGCTGAGGCGCGAGAGCAAGGGGAGCAAACAGGATTAGATACCCTGGTAGTCCTTGCCGTAAACGATGTATACTTGATGTAGTTAGGCTCAACCCTGGCTGTGTCGTAGCTAACGCGATAAGTATACCGCCTGAGGAGTACGCTCGCAAGGGTGAAACTCAAAAGAATTGACGGGGGCCCGCACAAGCAGTGGAGCATGTGGTTTAATTCGATGCAACGCGAAGAACCTTACCCAGGCTCGAAATGCAAAGGACAGCATCAGAAATGATGTGTTCCGAAAGGACCTTTGTATAGGTGCTGCATGGCTGTCGTCAGCTCGTGCCGTGAGGTGTTGGGTTAAGTCCCGCAACGAGCGCAACCCTTATCATTAGTTGCCAACACGTGAAGGTGGGGACTCTAATGAGACTGCCTAGGTTAACTAGGAGGAAGGTGAGGATGACGTCAAGTCCGCATGGCCTTTATGTCTGGGGCTACACACGTGCTACAATGGTCGGTACAGAAGGCAGCAAGACCGTAAGGTGGAGCAAATCCTATAAAGCCGATCTCAGTTCGGATTGTAGTCTGCAACTCGACTACATGAAGTTGGAATTGCTAGTAATGACGTGTCAGCAACAACGTCGTGAATACGTTCCCGGGCCTTGTACACACCGCCCGTCACATCATGGGAGTTGGTTTTACCCGAAGTCGCTGACTTAACCGCAAGGGAAGAGGCGCCTAAGGTAAGGCTGATGACTGGGATGAAGTCGTAACAAGGTAGCCCTACCGGAAGGTGGGGCTGGATCACCTCCTTTTAAGGACTAGAATAGTTCCTTAAGGTTGAGACAAGCTCTATTTTGTCCACGTCACTTCTTTTTTGCTGTTAAGCAAAGTTATCTTGATAAAACTAAATTTAGTCAGAGAGAAATCTCAAATAAAGCGCAAAGTAAATAAGTGGAAAAGATTTCACTGATGTAAATTGGCGCTTGAGAATGAAAGAAGAAGAAACGGCGAAGAAGAAAGCTCGAAATTAGCAGCAAAAAAGTTTTGTAATCAAGCTGCTAAGGGCTGTTGGTGGATGCCTTGGCATCGAAAGGCGAAGAAGGACGTGTAACCTGCGAAAAGCTTCGGGGAGTCGGAAAAGGCGTAGAACCGAAGGTATCCGAATGGGGCAACCCGATAGAGAAGCCCTCTATCATCTTTAAATGAATACATAGTTTAAAGAGGCGAGACCTGCTGAAGTGACACATCTCAGTAAGCAGAGGAAAAGAAATCTAGAAGAGATTCCCATAGTAGCGGCGAGCGAAGTGGGAAGAGCCCAAACCAGGGATTTATTCCTGGGGTTGTAGGGCCTATTATAAAGCGAAGTTGAACCTAGCAAAATGGCATGGAAAGGCCAACGGAACAGGGTGAGAGTCCCGTATGCGAAAGGAGAGATAAGCGAGATAGGTACCTGAGTAGGACCGGGCACGGGAAATCCGGTCTGAAACTGGGGGGACCACCCTCCAAGGCTAAATACTAAAACGATGACCGATAGTGAACAAGTACCGCGAGGGAAAGGTGAAAAGAACCCCTGTTAGGGGAGTGAAATAGAAACTGAAACCAGCAGCTTACAAACGGTCGAAGGCCTATGCACCGCAAGGTGAATGGCTGACGGCGTGCCTTTTGCATGATGAGCCAGCGAGTTAAGCTACATGGCAAGGTTAAAGAACAAACGTTCTGGAGCCGAAGCGAAAGCGAGTGTGAATAGCGCGATATAGTCGTGTGGCTTAGACACGAAACCAAGTGATCTATCCATGACCAGGATGAAGTTCGGGTAAAACCGATTGGAGGTCCGAACCAGTGTCTGTTGAAAAAGACTTGGATGAGTTGTGGATAGGGGTGAAAGGCCAATCAAACTTGGAGATATCTTGTTCTCTTCGAAATAACTTTAGGGTTAACCTCGGCAGTACCGACTCGGGGGTAGAGCACTGAATCCACAAGGGAGGCTACCGCCTTACCGAAGGGAATCAAACTCCGAATACCGAGAAGGAAGCCGGGAGATAGACTGTGTGGGATAAGCTACATAGTCAAAAGGGGAACAGCCCAGATCGCCGATTAAGGCCCCAAATTCTATGCTAAGTGAGTAAGGAAGTGAAGTTTCAAAGACAGTTGGGATGTTGGCTTAGAGGCAGCCATCATTTAAAGAGTGCGTAACAGCTCACCAATCGAGAAACTTTGCGCCGATAATAGACGGGACTAAAGCATAGAGCCGAAATCGCGGGTGTATCGCAAGATATGCGGTAGGAGAGCGTAGTATGTGCAGTGAAGATATACCGTGAGGAGTGTTGGAGCGCATACTAGTGAAGATGCATGGCATGAGTAAACGATAAAAGAGGTGAAAATCCTCTTCGCCGAAAACCTAAGGTTTCCAGGGTAAAGTTCGTCTTCCCTGGGTTAGCCGGTCCCTAAGCTAAGGCTGAAAAGCGTAGGCGATGGGAAGCAGGTTAAATATTCCTGCGCCGCTAAAGAGCAATGGTGATGAGATGACGGAGTAAGTTAAGCGTGCGGACTATTGGATGTCCGTGGAGCTGTGAGGAGGGTCTGAAGGAAAATCCGCAGACAAAAATCTAGGCAGCGACTAAAGGGAACCGAAAGGGGAACTGATAACGTAGCGCGATGCTTCCAAGAAATAGTTTCTAGCCGTAATTTAGCGACCGTACCAAAACCGACACAGGTGGGTGGGATGAATATTCTCAGGCGCGCGAGACAACTCTCGTTAAGGAACTCTGCAAATTACCCTCGTAACTTCGGGAGAAGAGGGGCCAGGATTCGTAATATTCTTCGCGAATAGAAGCGAGGCTTGGTCGAAGAGAAATGGCCCAGGCGACTGTTTAACAAAAACACAGCACTATGCAAAGTCGTCTA
This sequence is a window from Candidatus Rhabdochlamydia sp. T3358. Protein-coding genes within it:
- the nhaD gene encoding sodium:proton antiporter NhaD — encoded protein: MECFLIVVVFALGYLAIILEYYIRVNKTAVALLIGVICWTIYMACKNSSDLYSLGHHVSEISQIIFFLIGAMTLVELIDSHRGFKIVTDRLRTRSKRKMLWVISVASFFLSAVLDNLTTTILIVSLLRKLIPDRKERFLMVCIVVVAANAGGAWTPIGDVTTTMLWINGQLSSFSVIKALIIPSIISLLIPLIWYSLRLKGRFASADLQKVEPAEPGAKVVFCLGIGGLVFVPIFKGLTGLPPFMGVILALALLWIVTDLMHYPHEERKHLRVPHVLTRVDTSGVLFFLGILLSVAALQSAGMLKIVAEWLNKTIDNPALIATLLGIFSAIIDNVPLVAATMGMYPLEVFPMDSSFWHMIAYAAGTGGSILIIGSSAGVAIMGIEKIDFLSYAKKMSIPVGVGYLAGMASYLILRPFLA
- a CDS encoding KpsF/GutQ family sugar-phosphate isomerase gives rise to the protein MQEIQEIQEILDRQKQYLAHYFTNLPLEQLQKVIKQCGKVSGLLVLTGVGKSGIIAEKIAMTLISTGTKALYFPPTNFLHGDIGILSEKDLLLLFSRSGETEELLHLIPFAKKRKTPIVAVVSHLDSRLSRLADLSIYLPVEKELCPFNLAPTTSTMVQLLFGDLLAVSLMHKNQFDLIKYSLNHPAGSIGKKVTLKVEDLMFCNQNIPLADPSDKLIDVLFELSDKKCGAILIVDKTKKLLGIFTDGDLRRALQLKGTFALEQSMRDLMTSSTVVVKRDLLAWDALALMQRDPKKYITILPVVLEDRTVIGILRMHDIIQAGIA